The Streptomyces sp. NL15-2K genome contains a region encoding:
- a CDS encoding Tat pathway signal sequence domain protein: protein MRRTVLSATALACTAVLASAVPAFADGPSPVPASTAPTPVPAATEPSEAPAEAAPTPVPSGAPSGSPTPGQVSVVPSGAPDTGVAPVPANSGGNEAGLVAGGAAAVLVGGGAAVFLVRRRRATGA, encoded by the coding sequence ATGCGTCGAACTGTCCTCAGTGCCACGGCACTCGCGTGTACCGCCGTGTTGGCGAGCGCGGTCCCCGCGTTCGCCGACGGGCCGAGCCCGGTACCAGCCTCCACGGCACCGACTCCGGTCCCGGCGGCCACGGAACCGAGCGAGGCCCCCGCCGAAGCTGCCCCGACCCCGGTGCCGAGCGGCGCACCGAGCGGGTCGCCGACGCCGGGCCAGGTCTCCGTCGTGCCCAGTGGCGCGCCGGACACCGGTGTGGCGCCGGTGCCGGCGAACTCCGGAGGGAACGAGGCCGGGCTGGTCGCCGGGGGTGCCGCCGCGGTGCTGGTCGGAGGCGGCGCGGCGGTCTTTCTCGTACGGCGCCGAAGGGCGACCGGGGCATGA
- a CDS encoding SGNH/GDSL hydrolase family protein translates to MQTPRHWSRRTLVTAAAAGLVTAVASPSQASGARDRFHTPGRIKRTAHGSVQYTWPGIYFEGRFRGTGVGIVLDDADNDYDVQIDGTTRATLVTPGQNTFWIDDLRDTGHTVRLVKRTESPWAAGRFGGFVAAPGGAILARPRARSRQIEFIGDSFTAGYGNASGTRDCSNIGGVNRNSNADLAFGALTARSLDADYQINAFSGLGMVRNYNGSSPDTDFRTYYDRALLNVDGDVWPTPHTWRPQVVVVGLGINDFSTPLNPGERWTTEEALVAAYETAYQGFLTKLRARYGPKTFIVVSATRVSRTTAFAQATLRIVQERNRRGDSRVRHWYYDDPALDLLGCDWHPSLKDHRIISGLLNDCLAALPLRW, encoded by the coding sequence ATGCAGACGCCTCGTCATTGGTCCCGAAGGACTTTGGTCACGGCCGCCGCCGCGGGCCTCGTCACCGCAGTCGCCTCCCCCTCACAGGCATCCGGCGCGCGGGACCGGTTCCACACGCCGGGCCGCATCAAGAGGACCGCCCATGGGTCTGTGCAGTACACCTGGCCCGGCATCTACTTCGAGGGGCGCTTCCGCGGTACGGGTGTCGGCATCGTCCTCGACGACGCCGACAACGACTACGACGTGCAGATCGACGGAACAACCCGCGCGACCCTGGTGACCCCGGGTCAGAACACCTTCTGGATCGACGATCTCCGCGACACCGGTCACACCGTACGGCTCGTCAAACGCACGGAAAGCCCATGGGCCGCAGGCCGGTTCGGCGGGTTCGTCGCCGCTCCCGGAGGCGCCATCCTGGCCAGACCCCGGGCCCGGAGCCGGCAGATCGAGTTCATCGGTGACTCCTTCACCGCCGGCTACGGCAATGCCTCCGGAACGCGCGACTGTTCGAACATCGGCGGAGTCAACCGGAACAGCAACGCCGACCTCGCCTTCGGCGCCCTCACCGCCCGGAGCCTGGACGCCGACTATCAGATCAACGCCTTCTCCGGCCTCGGCATGGTCCGCAACTACAACGGCAGCAGCCCCGACACCGACTTTCGCACTTACTACGACCGGGCCTTGCTGAACGTCGACGGCGACGTCTGGCCGACACCGCACACCTGGCGACCTCAGGTCGTCGTGGTCGGCCTGGGCATCAACGACTTCTCGACCCCTCTGAACCCGGGCGAGCGCTGGACCACGGAGGAGGCCCTCGTCGCCGCCTACGAGACCGCCTACCAAGGCTTCCTCACCAAGCTGCGCGCCCGGTACGGGCCCAAGACGTTCATCGTGGTCAGCGCCACCCGCGTCTCCCGCACCACCGCCTTCGCCCAGGCCACGCTGCGGATCGTCCAGGAACGCAACCGACGGGGCGACAGCCGGGTCCGCCACTGGTACTACGACGATCCCGCCCTGGATCTCCTCGGCTGCGACTGGCACCCCTCGCTCAAGGACCACCGGATCATCTCCGGCCTGCTCAACGACTGTCTCGCCGCCCTTCCGCTGCGCTGGTAG
- a CDS encoding RNA polymerase sigma factor — MKRSREKAASELFAALYPRLAGWCRRLVDDDETAHEIASEAFTRLWARWTSVAEPQGFLYVTAANLVRDHWRKLERERRAVHRATVEATVRPQAEQAEQADPSVRLLVQSLPERLRVPILLHYYADMPIREVSVLTGRKEGTIKADLHAARELLRAHLRRSLDHTL; from the coding sequence TTGAAACGGTCCCGCGAGAAGGCAGCGTCCGAACTGTTCGCCGCCCTCTACCCGCGCCTCGCCGGCTGGTGCCGACGTCTCGTCGACGACGACGAGACGGCCCACGAGATCGCCTCGGAGGCGTTCACCCGGCTCTGGGCCCGCTGGACATCCGTCGCGGAGCCCCAGGGCTTCCTCTACGTCACCGCGGCCAATCTCGTCCGGGACCACTGGCGCAAGCTCGAACGCGAGCGCAGAGCCGTCCACCGGGCCACCGTCGAAGCCACCGTCCGCCCGCAAGCCGAACAGGCGGAACAGGCCGACCCCTCGGTCCGTCTGCTCGTGCAGTCCCTGCCGGAACGGCTGCGCGTCCCGATCCTGCTGCACTACTACGCTGACATGCCGATCCGGGAGGTGTCCGTGCTGACCGGGCGCAAGGAAGGAACCATCAAGGCCGACCTCCACGCGGCCCGCGAACTGCTCCGCGCCCACTTGAGGAGAAGCCTTGATCACACACTCTGA
- a CDS encoding class F sortase: protein MTPLSRRAFVTAGAASLLVSCGGHRTGDDRGTTAHPASTPTPPTAATPRPSRSSANTARTLGRSVPVRLRIPAIGVDTPVMQLGLAADGSAQVPPITAHDRAGWYRHSPTPGQTGPSVILGHVTVGAYGDGVFRHLARLRRGERIVARLENGTTATFAVDAVRTVSKADFPADAVYGNVGRPEVRLITCGGPRTGDDYRDNVIVFASLNSASP, encoded by the coding sequence ATGACACCGCTCTCCAGGCGGGCCTTCGTCACCGCCGGGGCGGCTTCACTGCTCGTGAGCTGCGGCGGCCACCGGACCGGCGACGACCGAGGCACGACCGCACATCCCGCGAGCACGCCAACGCCGCCCACCGCGGCCACGCCACGGCCTTCGCGGTCCTCCGCGAACACGGCGCGCACCCTTGGTCGTTCGGTCCCGGTCCGGTTGCGGATTCCGGCCATCGGGGTCGACACCCCGGTCATGCAGCTGGGGTTGGCCGCGGACGGCAGCGCGCAGGTGCCCCCGATCACGGCGCACGACCGCGCGGGCTGGTACCGGCACTCGCCGACGCCGGGTCAGACCGGCCCGTCGGTGATCCTCGGCCATGTCACGGTCGGCGCCTACGGGGACGGGGTCTTCCGTCACCTCGCGCGGTTGCGGCGGGGCGAGCGGATCGTGGCGCGCCTGGAGAACGGCACGACGGCGACGTTCGCCGTCGACGCCGTACGGACGGTCTCCAAGGCCGACTTCCCGGCGGACGCGGTCTACGGGAACGTGGGCCGTCCCGAGGTGCGGCTGATCACATGCGGTGGCCCCCGCACCGGTGACGACTACCGCGACAACGTGATCGTCTTCGCCAGCCTGAACTCGGCGAGCCCCTGA